The genomic segment TCCTTCTTAAAGAAAATTTCAACTCATTCTGCAAGTATAATTTGAGCTACATTCCCCTTAGAGATACAAAAAAATTAGTCATGCTGGGCCAGTAATGGAAAAAGGAAATGCAAAATTTTCGAGTTGATGACCTTGGTGATACTGGATGAACTTAGCTTGTTGATTGCAGTTTCTGTATTCCTTTTCTCTTTGCGACATGGTGGTTTCTACTTGCCAATTTGCTGCCGTGAATGGGACCACATGCATTTTGTTCCCTGTTTTCTACTCTTCTCTGATTCTGTTTTTATCTTCCTCTACATCTTCTTTTGTGTAATCTTCCTTTCACATTTAGTTCTTTGAGGTTttgatcaaatgaaaaagaatgTACAAGAAGGCTTAGTGATGCTAATCAATGGTTCTGTTTGATTGGTCAGGATGAGAAGACAGAGAATCTGGAGACCTCAACTCAAGAATTGGTAGGAAATGGTGATTACGAACGTGAAGCCAGCCCATATGTGGCAGATCAAGATGATGCTGATTCCCCACATAATTCCACACATGATCATCATCTGGAACGTCTTCCTTCCCTCAACAGTCATCTGGAGCCAAGCACAATGGAGCCTAGCCCAATTGCTCTGAATAAAGAAGCAGAGGGACAAGAAATATTAAAACCAATGGAAAGTTCCTCACCTCGTTCACAGTCGTTAGAAAAACAGAATCCTTCTGATGACGATGTTACACAACCAAAGGCTTCTTGCTCACCTGCTAAGGACTTGTGGCGGACAGAAAGCCTTGATGATCCTTACTATGCTACTACAGAGAACCATGCATGCACATCTGCTGGTGATTTATCTCTTGGGCAACCCCAGTTTGCTGAAGAATGCACAACTGATGTGATTGATTTAGAAAGAAACATAATGGAACCGGATGCTGGAGCCCCTGTTGCCTCAACCTTTCATGTGGACAGTGGGGCATCGCTCTTCTGTTCTTATGCAAACGAAGACCGCAATGAGCTGCTTCCCAACTTTTCAAAGGGACCAGGAATGCTATCATCTTATCCACATGAACAGATGAATGGTGTGAAACAGCCTGGTCTGCAATTTTTGATGACCAATGACAGCTTGCCAGAACCTGGTCACTTCTCCCACCAATTCCATGAGCAACAGCAGCTTCTGGGGCAGAGGCAGGGCAGAGAGAAAGAGCTTTATGTGAATCAGATAATGAACAAAAATGTCTACTGCGCTGGCAGATATCCAAGCCAAGGGCACTTTTCAGCAGTTGATCAGCAGAGTTTTTCTGCCCTCCAATCCTCTGTAAATGGTGGATCCATTGGGTACAATTGGTTTCCTGGGGAGCATCAAGCTTATAATAATTGGTCTGGAGTTGAGTCTTCAAGCAGCCAAGGTCAGTGCCTGGTTGATGGTAGCAATGCAGATGGAAGCCTCTTTAGTGTTTTCTCTAACAAGATGTCATCATGCTCACCATACGACACTGCAAACTCGGACCAGTATATCCAAGCGAGGAACTACTCAAGTCGGGGTGGGGGTATTCCCGCAGCTGAAAATATTTATGGGTATGCACATCATCAACTTGACAATTCAGGCAGTGAAGAAGCAGCTACAGCTCCTTCCATGAACAATATGTCATGGATGAACTTCCCACATCAGAATCCTTCCCTGCACGACCCCATGGGAAAACCTTTTCTGAGGCCTTGGAACCGGTAGCACGTTTGGCGATATTGCACAATATCAGGCCACTTTTTTAAGTCAATTATGGCTCAGTCGGGGAGAAGCTTATGTGCAGAAAGCGAAAAGTTGGTTTCCCAGGTCAGTTAACTTGTAGCTCTCGTTGGGGATTGCTTCTTGGTAATCCAAATCACAAACATGAAATTTGATGTTTTGTACATATAAATTTGTACCATGTATATATGGGATAGGAGAGGGTTTAAGATGCCTAGGTTTAATATATGTTTTGTTTAATCGGTAATTTTGGTAGTTTGGTTCGACTTTTTTGATTTTCCATTGTTGAAGGGCATATTTCATGTTTAGGGGAGGGGTGGGGGTGAATTCCTCTGCACAATAAAAAATTTCATTCATATACTTGGTTAAAAAACCTTCTGTTCATTCTGTTTTCTTTGGATTAGCTCGAGTCTGTTGCTTTAAACATGTTAACAGTTTGCAGGAGCGCCAGCATTCTCCTTTTTGTGTAGGCTAATTGCTTGGAGATCTTCATATAGGTTGATGGAAGCTTTAAGCTCATGTACTTGCAAATCTAGGAATGATGACAGGGTCTATTTTCTGACGCAAGAAATTCTATGCAACTTCCACATCATTGGCAACACCTTCCTCAGATTTA from the Phoenix dactylifera cultivar Barhee BC4 chromosome 14, palm_55x_up_171113_PBpolish2nd_filt_p, whole genome shotgun sequence genome contains:
- the LOC103712385 gene encoding uncharacterized protein LOC103712385 isoform X2, whose product is MTCRMAAGQQKKRLASSNLREQYRGKKKKMLDSSDYVLNLRSHVDLEWNDSLKRAVAKREQIGIKWMDMAPFVDSIPKSHSGLADVVSVPQEIFSLENLTEVLSYEVWATCLSESERKFLTQFLPSGTGAEQIVHSLLKGENHHFGNPYLKWQVMLINSQRSSSLCSGNLHPDAVLRTERQLRDNRRAYYYEINKYHTGMLEVLQKWKDRCLSCEDPERLWREGFTKHKQGSLTAFAEKTKVPNIAKKEIRHKICIRNGDADKYMSFIKVSRTQHQLVKNIKHSGDGIQSKSLNRVLGDIKSFDVQPFETYEEEEKKKLHDHWLQVANKDLPSAFEVHRNKKLLRDQWMKSLEQELVEKKKLIMDKDEKTENLETSTQELVGNGDYEREASPYVADQDDADSPHNSTHDHHLERLPSLNSHLEPSTMEPSPIALNKEAEGQEILKPMESSSPRSQSLEKQNPSDDDVTQPKASCSPAKDLWRTESLDDPYYATTENHACTSAGDLSLGQPQFAEECTTDVIDLERNIMEPDAGAPVASTFHVDSGASLFCSYANEDRNELLPNFSKGPGMLSSYPHEQMNGVKQPGLQFLMTNDSLPEPGHFSHQFHEQQQLLGQRQGREKELYVNQIMNKNVYCAGRYPSQGHFSAVDQQSFSALQSSVNGGSIGYNWFPGEHQAYNNWSGVESSSSQGQCLVDGSNADGSLFSVFSNKMSSCSPYDTANSDQYIQARNYSSRGGGIPAAENIYGYAHHQLDNSGSEEAATAPSMNNMSWMNFPHQNPSLHDPMGKPFLRPWNR
- the LOC103712385 gene encoding uncharacterized protein LOC103712385 isoform X3, whose product is MRKMTCRMAAGQQKKRLASSNLREQYRGKKKKMLDSSDYVLNLRSHVDLEWNDSLKRAVAKREQIGIKWMDMAPFVDSIPKSHSGLADVVSVPQEIFSLENLTEVLSYEVWATCLSESERKFLTQFLPSGTGAEQIVHSLLKGENHHFGNPYLKWSSSLCSGNLHPDAVLRTERQLRDNRRAYYYEINKYHTGMLEVLQKWKDRCLSCEDPERLWREGFTKHKQGSLTAFAEKTKVPNIAKKEIRHKICIRNGDADKYMSFIKVSRTQHQLVKNIKHSGDGIQSKSLNRVLGDIKSFDVQPFETYEEEEKKKLHDHWLQVANKDLPSAFEVHRNKKLLRDQWMKSLEQELVEKKKLIMDKDEKTENLETSTQELVGNGDYEREASPYVADQDDADSPHNSTHDHHLERLPSLNSHLEPSTMEPSPIALNKEAEGQEILKPMESSSPRSQSLEKQNPSDDDVTQPKASCSPAKDLWRTESLDDPYYATTENHACTSAGDLSLGQPQFAEECTTDVIDLERNIMEPDAGAPVASTFHVDSGASLFCSYANEDRNELLPNFSKGPGMLSSYPHEQMNGVKQPGLQFLMTNDSLPEPGHFSHQFHEQQQLLGQRQGREKELYVNQIMNKNVYCAGRYPSQGHFSAVDQQSFSALQSSVNGGSIGYNWFPGEHQAYNNWSGVESSSSQGQCLVDGSNADGSLFSVFSNKMSSCSPYDTANSDQYIQARNYSSRGGGIPAAENIYGYAHHQLDNSGSEEAATAPSMNNMSWMNFPHQNPSLHDPMGKPFLRPWNR
- the LOC103712385 gene encoding uncharacterized protein LOC103712385 isoform X1, giving the protein MRKMTCRMAAGQQKKRLASSNLREQYRGKKKKMLDSSDYVLNLRSHVDLEWNDSLKRAVAKREQIGIKWMDMAPFVDSIPKSHSGLADVVSVPQEIFSLENLTEVLSYEVWATCLSESERKFLTQFLPSGTGAEQIVHSLLKGENHHFGNPYLKWQVMLINSQRSSSLCSGNLHPDAVLRTERQLRDNRRAYYYEINKYHTGMLEVLQKWKDRCLSCEDPERLWREGFTKHKQGSLTAFAEKTKVPNIAKKEIRHKICIRNGDADKYMSFIKVSRTQHQLVKNIKHSGDGIQSKSLNRVLGDIKSFDVQPFETYEEEEKKKLHDHWLQVANKDLPSAFEVHRNKKLLRDQWMKSLEQELVEKKKLIMDKDEKTENLETSTQELVGNGDYEREASPYVADQDDADSPHNSTHDHHLERLPSLNSHLEPSTMEPSPIALNKEAEGQEILKPMESSSPRSQSLEKQNPSDDDVTQPKASCSPAKDLWRTESLDDPYYATTENHACTSAGDLSLGQPQFAEECTTDVIDLERNIMEPDAGAPVASTFHVDSGASLFCSYANEDRNELLPNFSKGPGMLSSYPHEQMNGVKQPGLQFLMTNDSLPEPGHFSHQFHEQQQLLGQRQGREKELYVNQIMNKNVYCAGRYPSQGHFSAVDQQSFSALQSSVNGGSIGYNWFPGEHQAYNNWSGVESSSSQGQCLVDGSNADGSLFSVFSNKMSSCSPYDTANSDQYIQARNYSSRGGGIPAAENIYGYAHHQLDNSGSEEAATAPSMNNMSWMNFPHQNPSLHDPMGKPFLRPWNR